The Halotia branconii CENA392 region CTTTTGAGTCTTCTGCCGACGGTCGCACCTTTGAAGAAATTGGTGATAAATTTGGGTCAATTGACAAGAAATCCCACAGTGTTGCTAAGGGTAAGAAACTACCTCGAAAACTGGCAAAAAAATTACTTCCCCTCAGGCCGCTAGGGAAACAAGTTGTACATCCAGAGGACAGCGTTTTGGGTGTGTACAGTAGATTTCCTCAACCCGGACTGAAGAATAAAACCTACGACCAGCTAATTCAAGATGCTTTCAAACCAGAGTGGTGGAAGTCTAATCAACTTATCCAAGTTAATGCTGACGGTGTCAGGAGTTTCGTCAAAAAGCCTGACCGCAACTTGGAGACTAATGAATACACACTGATGGAATACAACTTCCCCCTTTTCTTTGGGCTGGCGGTTCAAATGTATGAGTCTACACTCATCGCTGACGACACACCCTTTGATCGCTTTATGGAAGGAAACACCACTGCTCTAACCCAGCAGCAACAAAAAGGCAAACAATTATTCGAGGGTAAAGCTCAATGCACTATTTGTCACAATGGGGCAGAACTCACGAGTGCTTCAGTTAGCGCTGCACAGCAGCAACGTATTGGGATTCTCAACATTCCTAATTTGAGAATCTTATTTGACAATGGTTTCTTTAATATTGGTGTGAGACCTACCTTAGAAGACATCGGTGTTAGTGGTAAAGATCCATTTGGTAATTCGCTTTCTGAGACACAACTGGCTCTACTGGGAACTTTTAAACAGCTTCTGGGGTCAGATCCCAATATTACAGTCACCTCCAATGACTTAATAGTTAAGGATGGCAGTTTCAAAACTCCCGGACTGCGTAATGTAGAACTCACTGCGCCTTACTTCCATAACGGTGGCTATTTGACTTTGCAGCAAGTGGTAAACTTCTATAACCGTGGTGGAGACTTCCGCCAGCAAAGTGCCCTCGCCCCACTGGGATTAACTGAAACTGAAAAAGACGACTTGGTAGCCTTTCTCAAAGGATTGACCGATGAGCGAGTCCGCTATGAAAAAGCGCCCTTCGATCATCCGCAACTTTTCGTTCCCAACGGACATCCGGGTAGCTCTACCTTTGTGACTAATGACAGTACAGGCAAAGCTACAGATAGCTTCGTAGAAATCCCGGCTGTCGGAAGAAGTGGTAGTAATGGTACGCCCAATTTCTTGGAAAATTATTAGTCTGTTAATACCAATACGGTTTGACGCTCTCCTCGCTTATAGTGCAATACGGTTCAGTTAGCGTTAAAAAACTGATTTGGTGTAGGTTGGATTGAGGAACGTAGACTTGAAGGGGCTTCTCGAAGAGTAACCCAACATCAAAGCCGCTTTGTTGGGTTTCGCTATCGCTCTACCCAACCTACAATTATCCTTCTGGTTGCATCAGAATTTGGTTAGTCATGGCGATCGCAATAAATCATCAAATATCAACTCCAGAATTAAATGACATCCACGATATACGGGCCATTGTGTACCAAAGCGTATGAGATTACTAAGCCCATTGGTGGAAAGTATCCAGACGTTCCCTACTACATTAAACATCTTTCTCAAGTCGGCGGCAGAATCCTGGAGGCAATGGTAGGGACGGGACGACTACTTATTCCATTACTAGAAGCTGGTCTCAATGTTGAAGGCGTTGATACTTCACCGGATATGCTAGCTAACTGTCGAAAGCATTGTACAGCTAGAGAGCTAAATCCCGTTCTCTATGAAGGTAGTGTAGAAAATCTTGACCTTCCTGGCAAGTTTAGGGCGATCGCAGTTTCCTTCGGCTCATTCATGTTGCTAGAACGAACTGCTGCTATTGCAGCGTTGCAAGCTTTTACTCGTCACTTGGAACCGCACGGACGTATTTATATTGACTTAGAACTACCTATCGAAGATTTTAAAACAGAAAATCTTGTTAAGCAGCGACCGCCAATTACTTGCCCTGATGGCTCAACAATCGTCTTGCAATCCACATCTGGTATAGACTGGCTCAATCAACTCAATACAACTGTGATTCGTTACGAGAAATGGAAGGATAGTAAACTCATCGCCACAGAGTTGCAATATTTAACCCTCCATTGGTTTGGGCGCGATGAATTTATTATGTGTTTGCAGGAAAACGGCTACAAAAACATCACCCTCTGCGCCAATTATACCGATGGGTTACAGCCGAATGGCACTAAGAAAACCTAAAAGGCTTGTGATTTAAGCATTCTGCAATTGTTTGCGTAATTCTTGCCGGGGTTTGGTCAATCTGGGGTAAGCTTTGGGGCGGCGTTTAATAACTCGTGGTTCAGTGCGTGCGGGACGGTCAGGAACTTCTTTGTGAACGATAATTTTTAGCAAAGTGCAATAAAGTCTAAGCCGTTTTTTAGAGTCAGCAACCTCGAATTTGGGAATAAAATTAATTAAATGATGGCGAGTACCTTGTAGCGATAAACGACTTGGAGGGGTATTATAAGTAGTCCCAGCCTGCCACATCAAGCTCCGAAGTAAATTGTAAGCAAGTAAATAAACATGAATTTCTTTGCGTACCATTGAAGGGGTTTTACATCGCAAAACATCCATACCTAGAGTAGTTTTCAAATGTCTTAAATCGAGTTCAACTTGCCACCGTTGATAGTAGATTTGAACTATTTTTAAGGTCGGATAAATTGCTTGATCTAATAAAGTAGTGATTAAACTGACTCTTGCAGTACGAAAACCAGGAATTACAATGTAGTAGTAAATTTCTCGTACAATTATTGAAGGAGGTAGAGCATCAAATTCGTCTTTACTCAACCATGAAGGGCATCTTTTAGGTTTATACCAAGTAACAAGCTTGTCACAGTCTCCAACGATTTTGCCTTTTCGCATGGTTGTTGTGCGAGATGAATGCTTACGAAATACGGCATCACAATCAAGTTGTTTAATAGCAAACATATCAGCGTAAGCGCAAAACGCTCTATCCCCTAAAAGCACATCATTTGGTTTGAGAAAACTGTACAACCTCCTTGCTAATTTAATATCATGGGTGTTCAGAACATCGATACATAATGCAATAGCGGCTCCTGTAGCTAAACTGAATATCACCCCAATTTTGGCAATTGGGAATCCACATCCAGGTTTCTGACTACTAGGTTGAGGGTATTCTTTTTGATTCTCTACAGTGTCCGGCATGGAGACAGTCGAGCCATCTATCACTTTCACATTCCGACCACACCATAAGTTTTCTTGTGTCACTTTCTCTTCTAAATTTTGTGCTGAATAATTGAAGAGTTTCTCCAATAATTTTTCTGGTAATCTCGACCTTGCTTGGCAGTATGCACTTGTATCTGTTGAGGGAACTTCTACCTCTGATTCTGCCAAATGTGCAATTATCTTACTCACAGCATTGTGGCAAGTTTTATCAGTATCTAAAACTTGAGATAAAAATGCCCACAACGTTATAAATGGGTCAAATAATCGCTTTTTGTATTTGATCTTTAAATCAGAGATTGTTTGCCTAATTGCAGATTCTGGCAATAATTCTTTAAAAGGTAGCCCTAAACTTTGATTCAATTTGTCCTTGAGGATTTGTACTCGTAGTGTCACAGTAGTAATTATCGTATTCGCTTGCTCGTCTCAAAAAAAGTATTTCACAGACGAGTAAGCTTTTTCTACCTACAAAAACTTTTTGGGCAACCCTACATCATCTCTCCTAGAGCGATCGCAGTAATCTATGCCATTACTCCGCTCCCTGGCATTAAAAGCTGTAATCCTTATCTCACATACCTTACAGCTTTTCTTAGTGCCATTCGGGTTACAGCCAACTTCCTACAAAGACACCCTATGTTTTTCCGCAGTTTTGGCGTAAAGTCTTTTATTGAATAATCTATATGACGTATCGCTCCTAACCTCGTGACACAAAAAGACGCGCTACTTGACAAGTAAAGTTAGGCAGTAACGGTGATGTGATCACATCATTCACTAACAACGGTGATGTGATCACATCATTCACTAACAACGTCGTCACCAGTTTTAACTGAGCATTGTCTCGCCGATAGACTTCAATCCTTTGAGCAATGCGATCAACAATCCAATACTCCTGCACTCCCTGAACCGAATACAATTTCAACTTAGCTAATCGATCGCGTTCTTCATTAGCTTTTCCCACAGATAGCACTTCCACTACTAGTTCTGGCGCTCCGCGAAAATGCCCCGCTTCATCTTGAATTTGTGCCAACCGTTCATAACTCACCCACACCACATCAGGAGCTACATTATCGGAGTCAGAAAAAATCAGTCCAGGCATAATGGATGGTTCTCCCAAACCACTATCTATCGACCAAGTGTTTAGCACTGAAAAGATACATCCAATTACGTGCTGATGTTTATGGTGGGGCGATCGCGTCACAAACAATTCTCCGTCAATAATTTCATAACGAATCCATTCGTTATCGGGTAAAGCTGCAATATCTTGAATTGTCCAACGAACACCGCCTGTAGTCTGGCTCATGACAGTTAAGGATGCAGAATGAGGATTAATATTTCTTTGTCATCTTCAATACCTTCGCCAAAAAAAGAGTATGAAGAGAGAGGGCGCTTTGTAGTAGAGTTGTTGTCTTCCCAAACGACAACTCAAAAGCTACAATTCGCCCATGTTGGACATCCTATCACTGTTACAATGCCTGCTACCGCAGATCAACGCTACGACGATGCGCCGAATGAACCAGATCATCATGGCCATGTTAGCAATGAGCGGCCGAGCCACCATGTTGGGAATTTCTCGTTGGACAGACATTGGTGGTAGTTATCGGACAATGTTGAGATTTTTTCATACAGTAATACCTTGGGCAACATTGTTTTGGCTGTTTTTTCGTAAACATTTATGGCGAAAGGATGAAGTATATTTGCTTGCCGGAGATGAAGTTGTAGTCAGCAAGTCGGGTAAACAGACTTATGGGTTGGATAGATTCTTCTCTAGCCTAGTAAACAAACCTATATCAGGGCTATCTTTCTTTGTCTTGTCGTTAGTAAGTGTTGAGCAAAGACAGTCATTTCCGATTCAAATAGAACAAGTAATCAAGAGTAATACTAAAACAAATATTCAGTTGTCAAGCGAAAAAATAAAAACCAAAGAAAAACGTGGACGTGGACGACCAAAAGGGAGTAAAAACAAAAATAAAACCGAAGTGATATTCACATCTGAACTATTGCTAATTAAAAAGATGATTAATTCACTATTCAAGTTAGTAGCTAATTTTATTCCCCTAACATACTTGGTAGTAGATGGTCATTTTGGTAACAACAACGCTTTACAGATGGCACGACAAGTGAACTTGCACATAATTTCCAAGTTGCGCCACGATTCAGCATTATATATCCCTTATGAAAATCCTGACTATCATAAACGCTCTCGTCGTAAATACGGTGACAAACTAGACTATAGTAATATACCTGACAAATATTTATCTAAAAGTAGCATTGAGGATGAGATTCAAAGTGATATTTATCAAGCCACTCTCCTTCACAAAGAATTTGCCCAAGCTCTAAATGTAGTGATTTTAGTCAAAACCAATCTTAAGACTAATGTTCGTAGCCATGTAGTTCTATTCTCCAGTGACCTGGAATTATCATTTGAAAAAATAATTGATTATTACAAACTCCGCTTTCAAATCGAGTTTAACTTCCGTGATGCAAAGCAGTTTTGGGGGTTGGAAGATTTTATGAATCTGAGGCAAACTGCGGTAACTAACGCTGCTAATTTCGCATTTTTTATGGTTAATTTATCTCATCATCTTCTCGCTGATTTTCGCCTCATTAATCCCGGCTCCGGCATTATTGACCTTAAGGCTCATTATCGTGGCTTTCGATATATCCATGAAATTTTAAAAATGCTTCCAGAAATCCCTGAGCCTATTTTATTAAACCAGATTTTTGCCAAGCTTACTTCTTTAGGACGCATTCATCCCGTTTCTACGGGCGTTGAACCCTCGTAATTTGGCAGAGGTATTGATCTTGTAACACATTTTCCTCACTACCAACTATAATTAAAGTATAGAAGCACATGGGTCCGTAACGGTTTCGACAGGTTGGCGAACGCTACTCTGTGATTCAGGTCGAGAGTGAGTCTCCTCTCGCAAATCAAAGGCTCAAAACAAAAGTAAATGCGAATAACATCGTAAAATTTGCTCGTCGGGAAGCTCTAGTAGCAGCCTAAAACGCCTCTTACAGGTTCGAGCGTCTCTAGTTTGACTCCGTTAAGGATTAGAGACCAACCCCCAACGGATGCTCTAACAAGCGTTCTCTGGTTGGCTTGTTAGCTAAGATTAAATCAGAGCATCCTACGTTCGGGATAATGAACGATTCCCGCCTTGAGGGTCAGATAGGCTAAACCTGTGAATGAGCGGGGGGTCAATACCCAATTTGGACAGCAGTTCGACTCTGCTCGGATCCACTTAAAAGATAGTTAACAAGTCCACTTGACATTTTGAGATGTAAGTGGACTTTGTTTTATGGCAATTCGTACCTCGACTTCGCTCGGCAACCTAGTTTGTAATTAAAAAAGCCAGATTTGAGCCTTGTAGCTGTTGCTTAGAACCAATGACACAAACCACAGCAATTACAGAAGCGATTACCACTCTATTGGATGCAGAAAATCGATTCGGTTTTGTGCGTGTTGAGGATGAGCAGTTTTTTTCGGAGTGGTATGAAGGATTACCTGAAATTACAGAAGAGGAAAAAGCTTCTGTGGATGTCCTGCGGCGTAGGTATCTCTATCATCGTGCTGGAGGTGATTTACTAGAAGGGACAGTCATGTTGTTACTAGTATCACCAATACTTGCACTCACTGGGTTTTACGATCCTCCTTTTAGGATCAAAGCTGAATCATCCGTGGAACTGATATTGAATGACGGTGAGGAGATACTACGCGGACGGATTGACGTTTTAGTGCTACAAGACCAGTTCTGGGTCATGGTGTTAGAGTCGAAAAAAACCACGCTTTCAGTTTGGTCAGCGGTACCGCAAGCCCTGGCTTACCTGATGGCTAACCCCAACCTGCATAAACCTGTGTTCGGTATGGTGACGAATGGGGATGATATTTTATTTGTGAAAGTAACACAAATAAATACGCCACAGTATGACCTATCAAGGGTCTTCGCTCCATTTGCATCTACCAGAGAACTGTACAGTGTTTTGCAAATTCTTAAGCGGATTGGTCAGGTAATCTCTTCTGTATTGTAAGCGATCGCTATTCCAAAATTTAGAACTATAATCTAATACCAGTTCTGTATGAAGGTGCGCCGAACTATATAAGAAACGAACCACAAAGGACACAAAGTACACAAAGAAGAAATCAGAAGCAAAGGAAATTTTGCGCAGCTTTACAAATAAATGGTATAAGGCAAAAAAGCACGGTCAAGAATTTCTTTGACAAACTGATAAACCTCTGGTTCATTTGACGCTCTTGGCCCAGCAACATTAAGGTTTACTATTCCAAAGTTTGAGATAAATAATTGAAGTTGACTGACAGGATTTATATCAGTTAATTGTTTACACACATGTATATATGGTTTTTGATATTTTTGAGCTGATTCAACAGTCAATAAAGTACCTGCAAAAATCTCTGGAGAAATGGAAAATATAACAGTTCCATCAGAGTCACGGACATTCCATTCAGTCCGCTGAGAATATTTAGATGATGGTGTTTCAGTTAATTTATAGCGTGCATTAATAATACCGTCTTCTGCTTTACGGCCTCTGGGACACCAACCTCCGTGATCAACTTGATGAACTATAGCCCAATCAAGAGCTGCGCGGTCTGCTCCTGTCTGACCACCAGAAATAATTTTTAAAGTGGAAGCTAACAACATTCTTGTCTACATCATTAAGTGCCACTTTATTTAACATGAAGTGGCACTCTAAACTACATCAGTTTGAGTTTTTAATCTTAACTAAACTGTATTGTGTTTTAGAGGGGTTTGCTATTAAACGATTGACAGCGAACTTAACTTTCCACTAAAGCCAGTAATTTCAATAATGGCATCTGTGGTGGCTGAAAATCCTTTGGTCGCATCATTGAGAGCTAAAAATGTGCGCTGTTCATTACCTGTACCTAAGCTAAATGTCGCCGCCCTATTTGCAGCAAACGTAGATTGGTTTAATAAAGTTTGGATTTCCGACTCAGTTAAAGTGTTGATTGTGCCAAGATTGGCAACTTTAGCGGCTGAAACTGCTTTTTTCCCATCGATGGTATCTAAACAGATATTAAAATCGGTAATTACATCAAAATTGGACAGTAAAGAATCCGTGAGATGCTGAAAAACAAATTTATCATGACCACCGCCACGGCCACCGACAAGGATATCAGCGCCAGCACCACCAATCAAGGTGTCATTACCATTCAGACCATAGAGTTGGTCATTACCAGCACCGCCAATGAGTTTATCGTTTCCTTTTGTGCCGTAAAGAGTTAAACCCTGTACTAAATCATCATTGATAGATTTAGATATGAGTTGACCTTTGTCATCATAACTGTAGCTGACAAGAGTATCATTGACTCCATCATGATTATTATCAATGTATTCAGAGATCAGGCGATCGCTAACATCGTAGATATATGTGGTGACTTCATCAACGATACTGTCATTATTATTATCAAAGTTTTTGGTTGTTAACTGACCATCGGTATTGTAGTTGTAATTTGCGATCGCATCTATGCTGCCGTCATTATTTTGGTCAATTTGTTCGGATGTTAGTTTACCATTAGCATCGTAAATGTATGTGGTGACTTCATCAACGATACTGTCATTATTATTATCAAAATTCTTGGTTATTAACTGACCATCGGTATTATAGCTGTAATTTGCGATCGCATCTATGCTGCCGTCATTATTTTGGTCAATTCGCTCAGATAGTAACTGACCATTGACATTATAAATGTAAGTTGTAACCCCAGCATCACTGTAGCTGGCACTAGTGCGTCCGTAGCTGTATTTTGTGATAGTTTCAGCCTCGCCGTTGCCGTCGTAATCATAGCTGATGGATGTCAGATTACTATAAGCATCAAAAGTATAATTAGTGATTCTCTCAGCTTGACCATCACCATTGTTGTCATAGCTTTCAGATGTCTTGTTACCTTTGGCATCGTAGGTATAGCTAACAACTTTATCAGCCTGACCATCACCATTGTTGTCAGTGGTTACAGATGTTAAGTTGCCATTAAGATCGTAAGTATAGCTAACAATTTTATCAGCTTGACCATCACCGTTATGATCATAACTTTCGGATGTCTTGTTACCTTTGGCATCGTAAGTATAGTTCGTGAGACTATCAATACTGCCATCACCATTACTATCAACGGCTATAGATGTTAGTTTTTCTTGAGCATTGTACGTATAAGTGCTGCTATAGTCAGCTTGACCGTCAGCATTGTAGTCAATACCTACATAAGTTAAATTACGAGCAGCGTTATAACTATAGGTATAGATTTTATCAACTATACCATCGCCATTGTTATCGTAGCTTTCAGATACGCGATCGCCATTGGCATCGTAGATATAAGTGTTGGTATTATTAGCTATACCATCGCCATTGTTATCATAGCTTTCTAAAATGAGATTGCCATTGGCATCGTAGGCATAAGTATTAATATTATTAGCTATGCCATCACCATCGTAGTCAAAACTTTCTGATGTCTTGTTACCGTTAGCATCGTAAGTGTAAGTATTGATGCGGTCAACAATTCCATCACCATTATCGTCAAAGCTTTCAGATGTTTTGTTACTGTTAACATCGTAAGTATAATTATTGATGCGGTCAATTGTGCCGTTGCGATCGTCATCAAAGCTTTCAGATGTGCGGTTGCTATTAATATCGTAGGTATAAGTATTAACTGAATCTGTTATACCATCGCCATTATTATCGTATTTTTCGGACGTGCGGTTGCTATTAGCATCATAGGTATAGGTAGTAACTGAATCTGTGATACCGTCACCATTATTATCGTATTTTTCAGATGTCAGATTGCCTTTGGCATCATAGCTATAGCTATAAATAAAATCAGGTGTGCCGTCATTATTATTGTCAACACTTTCGGATAACTTGTTGCCGTTGATGTCGTAACTTAAGGTGCTGATAGACTCAGCTACTCCATCACCATTGGAGTCATAAGCTATAAATGTTAGGTTGCCATTGGCATTATAAATATAAGTATTAATACTATCAGCTATGCCATCACTGTTAGTATCATAGCTTTCGGATGCTAAATTACCGTTAGCATCATAGCTATAGATTTTATTGCTATCAGCAATACCATCACCATCGTTATCAAAGCTTTCAGATATGCGATCATAGCGGTAAGTTATGACTGAATCTGTGATGCCATTATTATCATTGTCAATGTTTTCGGATATGAGTTTACCGTTGGCATCGTAGGTATAAGTTGTGGTAGATCTCAGTGAAGTCATAATCTTATATAAAAAGTTTAACCTATATGGCAACCATAACTACGTATTCCATATTTTGCAGGCGTGAATATACTTAAAATCCAATATTTAGTAGGCGCGTATAATTACGACCTTGCAATAAATTCAATTATTAAAATCATTTGTAGTTAAATATCATGAACCATAGAAAATTTATATTTTTTATTACGAAAGTCTTGTCATAAAAACAAGATGTGTATGATGAATTGAGGATTTTAAATTATGCTAATAAATATCAATTTTTTAAACGTAATACTTTCAACAGAATCAACTTTTTAAGGGATTGTTGAAGTTAAAAATAATGCTGAGAAAAAGCAATAATTGATACAACTTGAAATTTCCGAAATATCATCTTCATTACAACTTTAAAAATTGTTTACAGGCACAATGGGGGCAGAGAAACAATACTATTAATTTGCGCTCGGAGACGAAGAATGGTAGCGATCGCAGAAAATGTTCAGCATCGGCTAACTATACAGACTGTAGAAATTGCCCCTAACACAACGGCGATTCGTTCTCTCGACTGGGATCGCGATCGCTTCGATATCGAATTCGGACTGCAAAACGGTACGACTTACAATTCCTATTTAATTAGGGGCGAACAAACAGTTTTGATTGATACTTCTCACCAGAAGTTTCGTCAGCTGTATTTAGACACACTTAAAGGTCTGGTAAACCCCAAGACTATTGATTACATTATTGTCAGCCACACAGAGCCAGACCATAGCGGCTTAGTAGAAGATGTGCTTCAGTTAGCTCCTAGAGCGACTGTATTGGCTTCCAAAATTGCGCTTCAGTTTTTGGAAGGTTTGGTACACGATCCCTTCTCGAAGCGGATTGTCAAAAGTGGCGATCGCATCGATATTGGCAAGGGACACGAAATTGAATTTGTGAGTGCGCCTAACCTGCACTGGCCTGACACTATCTTTAGCTACGACCGCAAAACCCAAACTATCTTCACCTGTGATGCTTTTGGGATGCACTTCTGCGACGATCGCACCTTTGATGAAGACTTAGAGGCGATTGAAGCTGACTTTAGATTTTACTATGATTGTCTGATGGGGCCTAATGCTCGTTCTCTATTGAATGCCATGAAGAGAATGAGTGAACTTGGCAAGATTAACATTATCGCCAACGGTCACGGACCTTTGTTACATCATCATTTAGATGTGCTGACCGGGTGTTACGACAGTTGGAGTCAAAGACAAGCGAAAGCAGAAACCACCGTCGGCTTGTTCTATGTTTCCGAATACGGATACAGCGATCAGTTAGGTATGGCGATCGCTGAAGGCATCCAAAAAACTGGAGTTGCCATAGAGGTTATCGATCTTAGCACCGCCGGATTGCAAGAAATTCAAGAACTCGCAGGTAGAGCCGCTGGTCTAATTATTGGGATGCCCCCAACAACTGCTGTAGCAGCTCAGGCTGGTATCAGTTCCTTGTTATCAGTTGCTAAAGACAAGCAACTGGTGGGGCTATTTGAATGTTATGGCGGAGATGATGAACCCGTTGATACAATTCGCAGAAAATTTATTGACTTGGGTGTAAAAGAAGCCTTCCCAGCGATTCGGATTAAAGAAGTTCCTACCGCCAGTACATTCCAGTTGTGCCAAGAAGCAGGTACAGACTTAGGACAGTTGCTAGTGCGCGAACGCAACATCAAGCAGATCAAATCTCTTGATGTGAACATGGAAAAAGCCTTAGGACGGATTAGCAGCGGACTGTACATTGTCACCACCAAAAAAGGTGATGTGTCAAGTGCCATGTTAGCTTCTTGGGTATCGCAAGCAAGTTTGCAACCATTAGGATTTACAATTGCCGTCGCCAAAGACCGCGCCATTGATTCCTTGATGCAAGAAGGCGATCGCTTCGTCCTCAACGTCTTGGAAGAAGGAAATTATCAAGAACTCAAAAAACAATTCCTCAAGCGCTTACATCCTGGCGCTGACCGATTTGCTGGAGTCAAAACCCGAACCGCGAAAAACGGTTCCCCAATTCTGACAGACGCTTTGGCATACATGGAATGTGAAGTACAAAGCAGCATGGAGTGCAGCGACCACTGGATTGTCTACTGCACCGTTCAAGAAGGTCGTGTTTCTAAACCCGATGCATTAACAGCAGTTCGTCATCGCAAAGTAGGTAATTACTACTAATAGGGCATAAGAAAGAAGAATTGGGGCAGGGTGCGGGGTGCAAGGGGGATGAAGAAAAATTAGCTCTTTCTCCTTTTCCCCCTGCTCCCTGCCCCTCTGCCTCCCCTGCCTCCCCTACTTCTTCTCCCCGCCAGCATTTCACAACTTCCATGAGCTTTCTAAATTCCTTGACTGGCTTCATGCAATCGGCTAAAAACTGGGCAAAATCTACCCGGTTTTTCCATTTTTTTTCTACACTTCACCGAAAATCTATGACCGATTCCAAACCCCGTGACGTACAAGTTCTCCCCATTGCTACAAATACTAAAATCCTCAAAGCACGTAGTTGGTCACGTTTGCGGTTTGAAATTGAATACGCACTAGAAAGAGGTACTACCTCTAACTGCTATTTGATTGAAGGTGATAAAACTGCAATTATTGACCCGCCAGCGGAAAGCTTCACCGAAATTTATCTAGAGGCGTTGCAGCAGACTCTAAACTTGAAAAAGTTGGATTATGTGATCCTTGGTCATTTTAGTCCTAACCGTATTCCCACTCTCAAGGCAGTTCTCGAACTAGCGCCACACATTACCTTTGTCTGTTCTTTACCTAGCGCTGCACATTTACGTAACGCTTTCCCAGATAACACACCAGAAATTTTGGTGATGCGGGGGAAAGAAACTTTAGATTTAGGTAAGGGTCATGCTTTAAAATTCTTGCCTATTCCTAGTCCTCGTTGGCCAGAAGGACTTTGTACCTACGACCAACAAACCCAAATTCTTTATACAGATAAACTCTTCGGTAGTCATATCTGTAGTGATGAAGTTTTTGATGAGAA contains the following coding sequences:
- a CDS encoding diflavin flavoprotein, which encodes MVAIAENVQHRLTIQTVEIAPNTTAIRSLDWDRDRFDIEFGLQNGTTYNSYLIRGEQTVLIDTSHQKFRQLYLDTLKGLVNPKTIDYIIVSHTEPDHSGLVEDVLQLAPRATVLASKIALQFLEGLVHDPFSKRIVKSGDRIDIGKGHEIEFVSAPNLHWPDTIFSYDRKTQTIFTCDAFGMHFCDDRTFDEDLEAIEADFRFYYDCLMGPNARSLLNAMKRMSELGKINIIANGHGPLLHHHLDVLTGCYDSWSQRQAKAETTVGLFYVSEYGYSDQLGMAIAEGIQKTGVAIEVIDLSTAGLQEIQELAGRAAGLIIGMPPTTAVAAQAGISSLLSVAKDKQLVGLFECYGGDDEPVDTIRRKFIDLGVKEAFPAIRIKEVPTASTFQLCQEAGTDLGQLLVRERNIKQIKSLDVNMEKALGRISSGLYIVTTKKGDVSSAMLASWVSQASLQPLGFTIAVAKDRAIDSLMQEGDRFVLNVLEEGNYQELKKQFLKRLHPGADRFAGVKTRTAKNGSPILTDALAYMECEVQSSMECSDHWIVYCTVQEGRVSKPDALTAVRHRKVGNYY
- a CDS encoding bluetail domain-containing putative surface protein, giving the protein MTSLRSTTTYTYDANGKLISENIDNDNNGITDSVITYRYDRISESFDNDGDGIADSNKIYSYDANGNLASESYDTNSDGIADSINTYIYNANGNLTFIAYDSNGDGVAESISTLSYDINGNKLSESVDNNNDGTPDFIYSYSYDAKGNLTSEKYDNNGDGITDSVTTYTYDANSNRTSEKYDNNGDGITDSVNTYTYDINSNRTSESFDDDRNGTIDRINNYTYDVNSNKTSESFDDNGDGIVDRINTYTYDANGNKTSESFDYDGDGIANNINTYAYDANGNLILESYDNNGDGIANNTNTYIYDANGDRVSESYDNNGDGIVDKIYTYSYNAARNLTYVGIDYNADGQADYSSTYTYNAQEKLTSIAVDSNGDGSIDSLTNYTYDAKGNKTSESYDHNGDGQADKIVSYTYDLNGNLTSVTTDNNGDGQADKVVSYTYDAKGNKTSESYDNNGDGQAERITNYTFDAYSNLTSISYDYDGNGEAETITKYSYGRTSASYSDAGVTTYIYNVNGQLLSERIDQNNDGSIDAIANYSYNTDGQLITKNFDNNNDSIVDEVTTYIYDANGKLTSEQIDQNNDGSIDAIANYNYNTDGQLTTKNFDNNNDSIVDEVTTYIYDVSDRLISEYIDNNHDGVNDTLVSYSYDDKGQLISKSINDDLVQGLTLYGTKGNDKLIGGAGNDQLYGLNGNDTLIGGAGADILVGGRGGGHDKFVFQHLTDSLLSNFDVITDFNICLDTIDGKKAVSAAKVANLGTINTLTESEIQTLLNQSTFAANRAATFSLGTGNEQRTFLALNDATKGFSATTDAIIEITGFSGKLSSLSIV
- a CDS encoding putative molybdenum carrier protein, whose translation is MLLASTLKIISGGQTGADRAALDWAIVHQVDHGGWCPRGRKAEDGIINARYKLTETPSSKYSQRTEWNVRDSDGTVIFSISPEIFAGTLLTVESAQKYQKPYIHVCKQLTDINPVSQLQLFISNFGIVNLNVAGPRASNEPEVYQFVKEILDRAFLPYTIYL